A single Macaca mulatta isolate MMU2019108-1 chromosome 11, T2T-MMU8v2.0, whole genome shotgun sequence DNA region contains:
- the HNRNPA1 gene encoding heterogeneous nuclear ribonucleoprotein A1 (The RefSeq protein has 3 substitutions and aligns at 99% coverage compared to this genomic sequence): MSKSESPKEPEQLRKLFIGGLSFETTDESLRSHFEQWGTLTDCVVMRDPNTKRSRGFGFVTYATVEKVDAAMNARPHKVDGRVVEPKRAVSREDSQRPGAHLTVKKIFVGGIKEDTEEHHLRDYFEQYGKIEVIEIMTDRGSGKKRGFAFVTFDDHNSVDKIVIQKYHTVNGHNCEVRKALSKQEMASASSSQRGRSGSGNFGGGRGGGFGGNDNFGRGGNFSGRGGFGGSRGGGGYGGSGDGYNGFGNDGSNFGGGGSYNDFGNYNNQSSNFGPMKGGNFGGRSLGPYGGGGQYFAKPRNQGGYGGSSSSSSYGSGRRF; this comes from the exons GTCTAAGTCAGAG TCTCCTAAAGAGCCCGAACAGCTGAGGAAGCTCTTCATTGGAGGGTTGAGCTTTGAAACAACCGATGAGAGCCTGAGGAGCCATTTTGAGCAATGGGGAACGCTCACGGACTGTGTG GTAATGAGAGATCCAAACACCAAGCGTTCCAGGGgctttgggtttgtcacatatgccACTGTGGAGGAGGTGGATGCAGCTATGAATGCAAGGCCACACAAGGTGGACGGAAGAGTTGTGGAACCAAAGAGAGCTGTCTCAAGAGAA GATTCTCAAAGACCAGGTGCCCACTTAACTgtgaaaaagatatttgttgGTGGCATTAAAGAAGACACCGAAGAACATCACCTAAGAGATTATTTTGAACAGTATGGGAAAATTGAAGTGATTGAAATCATGACTGACCGAGGCAGTGGCAAGAAAAGGGGCTTTGCCTTTGTAACCTTTGACGACCATGACTCCGTGGATAAGATTGTCA ttcaGAAATACCATACTGTGAATGGCCACAACTGTGAAGTTAGGAAAGCCCTGTCAAAGCAAGAGATGGCTAGTGCTTCATCCAGCCAAAGAG GTCGAAGTGGTTCTGGAAACTTTGGTGGTGGTCGTGGAGGTGGTTTCGGTGGGAATGACAACTTCGGTCGTGGAGGAAACTTCAGTGGTCGTG GTGGCTTTGGTGGCAGCCGTGGTGGTGGTGGATatggtggcagtggggatggctATAATGGATTTGGTAATGATG GAAGCAATTTTGGAGGTGGTGGAAGCTACAATGATTTTGGCAATTACAACAATCAGTCTTCAAATTTTGGACCCATGAAGGGAGGAAATTTTGGAGGCAGAAGCTCTGGCCCCTATGGCGGTGGAGGTCAATACTTTGCAAAACCACGAAACCAAG GTGGCTATGGCGGttccagcagcagcagtagctatGGCAGTGGCAGAAGATTTTAA
- the NFE2 gene encoding transcription factor NF-E2 45 kDa subunit produces MSPCPPQQSRNRVIQLSTSELGEMELTWQEIMSITELQGLNAPSEPSFEPQAPASYLGPPPHTTYCPCSIHPDAGFPLPPPPYELPASTSHVPDAPYSYGNMTIPVSKPLSLSGLLSEPLQDPLALLDIGLPVGPPKPQEDPESDSGLSLNYSDAESLELEGTEAGRRRSEYVEMYPVEYPYSLMPNSLAHSNYTLPAAETPLALEPASGPVRAKPTARGEAGSRDERRALAMKIPFPTDKIVNLPVDDFNELLARYPLTESQLALVRDIRRRGKNKVAAQNCRKRKLETIVQLERELERLSNERERLLRARGEADRTLEVMRQQLTELYRDIFQHLRDESGNSYSPEEYALQQAADGTIFLVPRGTKMEATD; encoded by the exons CATGTCCATCACTGAGCTGCAG GGTCTAAATGCTCCAAGTGAGCCATCGTTTGAGCCCCAAGCCCCAGCCTCATACCTTGGACCTCCACCACACACAACTTACTGCCCCTGCTCAATCCACCCAGATGCTGGCTTCCCACTTCCTCCACCACCTTATGAGCTCCCAGCATCTACATCCCATGTCCCAGACGCCCCATACTCCTATGGCAACATGACCATACCAGTCTCCAAGCCACTGAGCCTCTCAGGCCTGCTCAGTGAGCCACTCCAAGACCCCTTAGCTCTCCTGGACATTGGGCTGCCAGTGGGGCCACCTAAGCCCCAAGAAGACCCAGAATCCGACTCAGGATTATCCCTCAACTATAGTGATGCTGAATCTCTTGAGCTGGAGGGGACAGAGGCTGGTCGGCGGCGCAGCGAGTATGTGGAGATGTACCCGGTGGAGTACCCCTACTCACTCATGCCCAACTCCTTGGCCCACTCCAACTATACCTTGCCAGCTGCTGAGACCCCCTTGGCCTTAGAGCCCGCCTCAGGCCCTGTGCGGGCTAAGCCCACTGCACGGGGGGAGGCGGGGAGTCGGGATGAACGTCGGGCCTTGGCCATGAAGATTCCTTTTCCTACGGACAAGATCGTCAACTTGCCGGTAGATGATTTTAATGAGCTATTGGCGAGGTACCCGCTGACAGAGAGCCAGCTGGCGCTAGTCCGGGACATCCGACGACGGGGCAAAAACAAGGTAGCAGCCCAGAACTGCCGCAagaggaagctggaaaccatcgtgcAGCTGGAGCGGGAGCTGGAGCGGCTGAGCAATGAACGGGAGCGGCTTCTCAGGGCCCGCGGGGAGGCAGACCGGACCCTGGAGGTCATGCGCCAACAGCTGACAGAGCTGTATCGTGACATTTTCCAGCACCTTCGGGATGAATCAGGCAACAGCTACTCTCCTGAAGAGTACGCGCTGCAACAGGCTGCCGATGGGACCATCTTCCTGGTGCCCCGGGGGACCAAGATGGAGGCCACAGACTAA